In Pseudomonadota bacterium, the sequence GCTTTCTCGAGCATCGGATTGCGGATAAGCGGGTTCTTCGTCTCATTGGTAAATGGCTGCGCGCAGGGGTCATGGACGAAGGCCGCTGGTATTGCCCAGAGGAAGGCAGTCCTCAAGGCTCAGCGGTCTCGCCTCTGCTCGCGAATATCTACCTGCATTATGTGTTTGACCTCTGGAGTCAACGCCGTCGCCGAACACAACTGCGGGGGGCGATGATTGCCGTCCGGTATGGGGATGATATGGTCGTGGGGTTTGAATATCGAGAGGAAGCCGAGGCCTTCTTGCGGGATGTCAGGAGGCGCTTCAACGACTTCGGTTTGCCGCTCCACTCGGAGAAGACCCGCCTCGTTGAATTTGGCCGCTTCGCAGCAGCCAGACGAAAGGCCGCGGGGGAAAGTAAGCCGGAGACGCTTAACTTCCTTGGGTTTACCCACATCTGCTCGCAAACCCGAAACGGCCGCTTCACCATCCGGCGCAAGACCATCGCCAAGCGCCGTCGCGCGAAATTGCAAGCTATCAAGACAGAGCTACGCCGCCGACTGCACGCATCGGTCCCCGAGACGGGCAGATGGCTACGTAGTGTGCTGCAAGGGTACTACCACTACTTCGCGGTGCCTTACAACCTGGATGCGCTGAATCAGCTCCGCTACGAGGTGGGTCGTGCGTGGCTGCGCATGCTTCGTCGTCGCAGTCAGAAAGCGCGGAGACATCTCACCTGGGAGAAATTCAAAGGCATTCAGGCGAAGTGGCTACCGACACCGCGTTTGTACCACCCTTGGCCCAACGTGCGTTTTCGCCGCCATCACCCAAGGCAGGAGCCGTGTGCGGTAACCCCGCTCGCACGGATCTGCGCGGGGGGTGTCTCGTGAGAGGCATTCCTACCGTAACTATCCAGCCTTGTCGAAGGAGCGCGCAGGCCGAAGGGGTGCTGTCACGGGGCATGCAAAAATCCCCACTTATGGGCATTGAAAATTCCCCACCCTCCTGATGACAGAAGGAGGATAGAAGATGACACTTGCAGAGAGTGATGCGATGGTGACTATGCCGTCCCCAATTCAACAATCGGGGGACGAGGGCATGGTAGGACGGGAGCGATGGGAGGAAATCCGGCGGCTGTTTTATGAGGAGCGGCGCTCGATATCGGCGATTGCACGAGCCCTGGATCTCGACCGGAAAACGGTGCGGCGCTGTATGCGGTGGTACGAGTGGCAGCCCTATCGGCGCGCGATCAAAGAAGACAGATTGCTTGGTGAGCATGAAGCGTATCTGCGGGAACGGGCGCCCCAGGTGTACTACTCGGCGCGGATCCTCTATCAGGAGCTGCGGGGGAGTCGTGGCTATGGGGGCAGTTACGAGACGGTGAAGCGGCTTGTAGCGCCGTTACGGGTGCTCGCCAGCGCGGCCGAGCGGAGCCAGATCCGGTTTGAGACCCCGCCGGGCCAACAGAGCCAGATCGACTGGGGGGAAGCGAAGGTGGAATTTCGCGCGGGGGCGCGGGTGATGCACTTCTTTGTGCTCACCCTCGGATTCAGTCGCCGGAGTTTTTTCTGGGCCACGCCCAATGAGCAATTGGGCCAATTTCTCGAGGCGCACGAGCGGGCCTTTGAGCACTTCGGGGGACGTACCCGGGAGCATTTGTACGATCGACCGCGCACGGTATGCCGGCCGAGCGGCGAAGGCAAGGTGATCTGGAACGGGACCTTTCGCGCCTTTGCTGACTATTGG encodes:
- the istA gene encoding IS21 family transposase; translated protein: MTLAESDAMVTMPSPIQQSGDEGMVGRERWEEIRRLFYEERRSISAIARALDLDRKTVRRCMRWYEWQPYRRAIKEDRLLGEHEAYLRERAPQVYYSARILYQELRGSRGYGGSYETVKRLVAPLRVLASAAERSQIRFETPPGQQSQIDWGEAKVEFRAGARVMHFFVLTLGFSRRSFFWATPNEQLGQFLEAHERAFEHFGGRTREHLYDRPRTVCRPSGEGKVIWNGTFRAFADYWGFEPRLCRAYRAMTKGKVESGVKYLKRNFLPGRTFIDSVDLQEKLDEWNATIADMRIHGTTHERPIERFERERSMLIPTAGQPSFLTDVRLSRMVASDYLVSLDTNRYSVPFTLIGQAVDVARCGGELRIFHRGALVAQHPRLLGRHQLSIDPAHGPGAMARNARRLLSSIGVGSAPADTRLTEVEVRDLGIYEHLLEEVL
- the ltrA gene encoding group II intron reverse transcriptase/maturase, with the translated sequence MNKGDQLGRPGQTPAESAEQRGLAKGNAQRPPTDGTQCPGKVSRGLLGVREAARRDKKLRFTALLHHIDPALLRASFEALKREAAPGVDGVRWEAYREGLEKRLEDLHERIHRGRYRALPSKRARIPKDDGSERLLGIAALEDKVVQRAVGTVLNHIYEEDFLGFSYGFRPGRDPHRALDALSVGLTERPIHWVLDLDVEKFFDHLQHSWLLRFLEHRIADKRVLRLIGKWLRAGVMDEGRWYCPEEGSPQGSAVSPLLANIYLHYVFDLWSQRRRRTQLRGAMIAVRYGDDMVVGFEYREEAEAFLRDVRRRFNDFGLPLHSEKTRLVEFGRFAAARRKAAGESKPETLNFLGFTHICSQTRNGRFTIRRKTIAKRRRAKLQAIKTELRRRLHASVPETGRWLRSVLQGYYHYFAVPYNLDALNQLRYEVGRAWLRMLRRRSQKARRHLTWEKFKGIQAKWLPTPRLYHPWPNVRFRRHHPRQEPCAVTPLARICAGGVS